The following coding sequences are from one Novosphingobium sp. Gsoil 351 window:
- a CDS encoding NAD(P) transhydrogenase subunit alpha produces MKIAVLNERAPGEARVAATPETVKKFIALGAELAVESGAGIAASIPDDQYTAMGVSVGDAAATVKGADIVLGVQGPDAALLAGVNPGAWVVAGLDPFAQRQRIDAYAAAGLEALAMEFMPRITRAQSMDILSSQSNLAGYKAVLEAANAYGRAFPMMMTAAGTISAAKVFVMGVGVAGLQAIATARRLGAQVSATDVRSATKEQIQSLGAKPVFVESVTGIEGEGAGGYATEMSEEYQKAQAELVSSHIAKQDIVITTALIPGRAAPRLVTDAQIATMKPGSVIYDLAVAQGGNVEGSVADQTVVKHGVKIIGYANTPTHLAADASALFARNLYNFLSAFWDKEACRPVLDEEIGDAVRLTQGGKVVHERLLG; encoded by the coding sequence ATGAAAATCGCCGTGCTGAACGAGCGCGCGCCGGGCGAGGCGCGGGTCGCCGCGACGCCCGAGACGGTCAAGAAGTTCATCGCGCTCGGCGCCGAGCTGGCGGTGGAAAGCGGGGCCGGGATAGCGGCCTCGATCCCCGACGATCAATATACCGCGATGGGGGTGAGCGTCGGCGATGCCGCGGCGACGGTAAAGGGCGCGGACATCGTGCTGGGCGTGCAGGGACCCGACGCGGCGCTGCTAGCCGGGGTCAATCCGGGGGCGTGGGTGGTCGCGGGGCTCGATCCGTTCGCGCAGCGCCAGCGCATCGATGCCTATGCCGCCGCCGGACTGGAAGCGCTGGCGATGGAATTCATGCCGCGCATCACGCGCGCGCAATCGATGGATATCCTCTCCAGCCAGTCGAACCTAGCGGGTTACAAGGCGGTGCTGGAAGCGGCCAACGCCTATGGCCGCGCCTTCCCGATGATGATGACCGCAGCGGGCACGATCAGCGCCGCCAAGGTTTTCGTTATGGGCGTGGGTGTTGCGGGCCTCCAAGCGATCGCCACAGCGCGGCGGCTGGGCGCGCAAGTCTCCGCCACCGACGTGCGGAGCGCGACGAAGGAACAGATTCAGTCGCTCGGCGCCAAGCCGGTCTTCGTCGAGAGTGTCACCGGGATCGAGGGTGAGGGCGCAGGCGGCTATGCCACGGAAATGTCGGAGGAATACCAGAAAGCCCAGGCCGAGCTGGTCTCCAGCCACATCGCCAAGCAGGACATCGTGATCACCACCGCGCTGATCCCCGGCCGCGCCGCGCCCAGACTGGTCACCGACGCCCAGATCGCGACGATGAAGCCGGGCAGCGTGATCTATGACCTGGCGGTCGCGCAGGGCGGCAACGTCGAGGGTTCGGTGGCGGACCAGACGGTGGTGAAGCACGGTGTCAAGATCATCGGCTATGCCAACACCCCGACCCACCTGGCGGCAGACGCCTCGGCGCTGTTCGCGCGCAACTTGTACAACTTCCTTTCCGCATTCTGGGACAAGGAAGCGTGCAGGCCGGTGCTGGATGAGGAAATCGGCGACGCCGTTCGGCTGACGCAGGGTGGCAAGGTAGTGCACGAGAGGTTGCTGGGGTGA
- a CDS encoding aa3-type cytochrome c oxidase subunit IV — protein MYEMASGNDMKAHASTYDAFIGLLKWTLPVIAVIAFTVVLIIAT, from the coding sequence ATTTACGAGATGGCATCGGGCAACGACATGAAGGCGCACGCCTCCACTTACGACGCGTTCATCGGCCTGCTGAAATGGACGTTGCCGGTGATCGCAGTGATCGCCTTCACCGTCGTCTTGATCATCGCCACCTGA
- a CDS encoding sigma-54 dependent transcriptional regulator, with the protein MAEAEARLLMLIDDEPAQCRLITALAAREGWRTVIARDSETAVAMLGTRQGMQLSAIVLDQWVPGDDACTLIAELKNRRPALPILMLTTSASPLLAVEAMRAGATDYLIKPVAPDQLLQALRAATTRENNGEELQPLTEKMPAILDFDAMIGAAPNFRTALAVAAKAARAHTPVLIEGESGTGKEMLVRAMHAASPRSKASLRFVNIGGIPANQVESVLFGHEKGAFPGAFDRHIGALQHADGATLVLDEIDRMPLAVQERFEAYLETGQVQPIGARHSFRIDVRLFAASNTPLADLVAIRQFRPELAAALAGAKVVLPALRDRSGDLPALARHFLARIGDQPGLRPLGITDGALKLLFAYDWPGNVRQLQAVLFRAAVFCDGDALTAQDFPHLSSLLGGEQQDNAMVQEGVGVMLYTPDGNLRPLDEIEADVIRLAIGHYRGRMTEVARRLGIGRSTLYRKLSDLGIESAA; encoded by the coding sequence ATGGCCGAGGCCGAAGCGCGCCTGCTCATGCTGATCGACGACGAGCCTGCGCAGTGCCGCCTGATCACGGCGCTCGCGGCCCGCGAAGGCTGGCGTACGGTTATCGCGCGCGATTCCGAAACCGCTGTCGCCATGCTTGGCACACGCCAGGGGATGCAACTGTCGGCGATCGTGCTTGACCAGTGGGTGCCCGGCGACGACGCCTGCACGCTGATCGCGGAGTTGAAGAACCGCCGCCCGGCGCTGCCGATCCTGATGCTGACCACCAGCGCCTCTCCGCTGCTGGCGGTCGAGGCGATGCGGGCTGGGGCGACCGACTACCTGATCAAGCCGGTCGCGCCCGATCAGCTCCTTCAGGCGCTGCGGGCAGCAACCACCCGTGAGAACAACGGCGAAGAATTGCAGCCACTTACCGAGAAGATGCCTGCGATCCTCGATTTCGACGCGATGATCGGCGCCGCGCCCAACTTCCGTACCGCGCTGGCAGTCGCGGCCAAGGCGGCGCGCGCACATACCCCCGTGCTGATCGAGGGAGAGAGCGGAACCGGCAAGGAGATGCTGGTCCGCGCGATGCACGCCGCCAGCCCTCGATCGAAGGCGAGTCTGCGTTTCGTGAACATCGGCGGAATTCCGGCCAACCAAGTCGAATCGGTGCTGTTCGGACACGAGAAGGGGGCATTTCCCGGGGCGTTCGACCGCCATATCGGCGCACTTCAACATGCCGACGGCGCGACCCTGGTACTCGACGAGATCGACCGTATGCCGCTCGCAGTGCAAGAGCGGTTCGAAGCCTATCTCGAGACTGGACAGGTCCAGCCGATCGGCGCGCGGCACAGCTTTCGGATCGATGTCCGGCTGTTCGCGGCGAGCAACACCCCGCTCGCCGACTTGGTCGCGATTCGGCAATTCCGTCCCGAACTGGCCGCTGCGCTCGCGGGGGCCAAGGTCGTCCTGCCGGCCCTGCGCGATCGCTCGGGCGATCTTCCCGCGCTCGCCCGCCACTTCCTCGCCCGGATCGGTGACCAGCCCGGTTTGCGCCCGCTCGGTATCACCGACGGCGCGCTCAAGCTGCTCTTCGCCTACGACTGGCCGGGCAATGTCCGCCAGCTTCAGGCGGTGCTGTTCCGCGCCGCGGTGTTCTGCGACGGCGACGCGCTGACCGCGCAGGATTTTCCACACCTCTCCAGCCTGCTCGGCGGCGAGCAGCAGGACAACGCGATGGTTCAGGAGGGGGTCGGCGTGATGCTCTACACCCCCGACGGCAACTTGCGCCCGCTGGACGAGATCGAGGCAGACGTGATCCGCCTGGCGATCGGCCACTATCGCGGACGCATGACCGAAGTGGCGCGGCGGCTTGGGATCGGGCGATCGACGCTCTACCGCAAGCTCAGCGACCTGGGTATCGAAAGCGCGGCCTAA
- a CDS encoding PilZ domain-containing protein: MSGHDDRMNRALASAPDPQIGRRGRNRLRARLAARIVTIHGTRNTVLLDLSASGARIRATEDMAKGQQAMLTWSRYEAIGSLVWVEDGLCGIAFHDALLPEVLIATRDLDAIDRLPGEREPERTEVRAGVAGIRRV; encoded by the coding sequence ATGTCAGGGCATGATGATCGCATGAATCGAGCCCTCGCCTCTGCACCAGATCCGCAGATCGGTCGGCGTGGCCGCAATCGGTTGCGCGCGAGGCTGGCCGCCAGAATCGTGACCATTCACGGAACCCGCAATACGGTGCTGCTCGACCTTTCGGCGAGCGGCGCGCGAATCCGGGCGACCGAGGACATGGCGAAGGGTCAGCAGGCGATGCTCACGTGGTCGCGCTACGAGGCCATCGGATCGCTTGTTTGGGTGGAGGACGGTCTGTGCGGCATCGCCTTCCACGACGCCCTGCTACCCGAGGTGCTGATCGCCACGCGCGATCTCGACGCCATCGATCGTCTGCCGGGCGAGCGCGAACCGGAACGCACAGAGGTCCGCGCCGGGGTCGCCGGCATCCGCCGGGTCTGA
- a CDS encoding site-specific DNA-methyltransferase — translation MDTVLKPRESVRGGIAARTALGEATLPLGRILEGDCVEAMGWLPTASVDCVFADPPYNLQLGGDLNRPDGSHVDAVTDAWDKFASFKTYDDFTRAWLTEAKRVLKPNGSLWVIGSYHNIFRVGAILQDLGFWILNDIVWRKSNPMPNFKGTRFTNAHETLIWASTGEKARYTFNYRTMKTLNDELQMRSDWVLPICGGPERIKRNGTKAHPTQKPEALLYRVMLATTNKGDVVLDPFFGTGTTGAVAKRLGREWIGIEREQDYIAVAHERIEAALPLDESALTTMQSVKPQARVAFGTLVENGLIAPGVELFDRKRKFSAKVRTDGSLLSGGATGSIHSLGAQLQGAPSCNGWSFWHVEHEGEIKPIDALRQLYLLAIED, via the coding sequence ATGGATACGGTACTCAAGCCGCGCGAATCCGTGCGCGGGGGCATTGCGGCGCGAACGGCCTTGGGGGAGGCCACGCTGCCGCTTGGGCGGATTCTCGAAGGCGATTGCGTCGAGGCGATGGGGTGGCTGCCAACAGCCAGCGTCGACTGCGTGTTCGCGGATCCGCCCTACAACCTCCAGCTCGGCGGCGATCTCAACCGGCCCGACGGCAGCCATGTCGATGCCGTGACCGACGCCTGGGACAAGTTCGCCAGCTTCAAGACTTACGACGATTTCACTCGTGCCTGGCTGACCGAGGCCAAGCGAGTGCTAAAGCCTAACGGATCGCTGTGGGTGATCGGCAGCTATCACAACATCTTCCGTGTCGGCGCGATTCTACAGGACCTGGGGTTCTGGATCCTCAACGACATCGTCTGGCGCAAATCCAACCCGATGCCGAACTTCAAGGGCACCCGCTTCACCAACGCGCATGAGACGCTGATCTGGGCATCGACCGGCGAAAAGGCGCGCTATACCTTCAACTACCGGACGATGAAGACGCTCAACGACGAGCTCCAGATGCGTTCCGACTGGGTCTTGCCGATCTGCGGCGGGCCCGAACGGATCAAGCGCAACGGCACGAAAGCCCATCCGACCCAAAAGCCCGAGGCGCTGCTCTATCGGGTGATGCTGGCGACCACCAACAAGGGCGATGTGGTGCTCGATCCGTTCTTCGGCACCGGCACTACCGGCGCGGTGGCCAAGCGGCTGGGGCGCGAATGGATCGGGATCGAGCGCGAGCAGGACTATATCGCGGTTGCGCACGAACGGATCGAAGCGGCGCTGCCGCTCGATGAAAGCGCGCTGACCACGATGCAGAGCGTCAAGCCGCAGGCGCGGGTGGCGTTCGGTACGCTGGTCGAGAACGGGTTGATCGCGCCCGGAGTCGAGCTGTTCGACCGCAAGCGCAAGTTCTCGGCCAAAGTCCGCACCGACGGCTCGCTACTGAGCGGCGGCGCGACCGGCTCAATCCACTCGCTTGGCGCGCAGTTGCAAGGCGCCCCGTCGTGCAACGGCTGGAGCTTCTGGCACGTCGAGCACGAAGGCGAGATCAAGCCGATCGACGCGCTGCGGCAATTGTATTTGTTGGCGATCGAGGATTGA
- a CDS encoding ribonuclease HII, which translates to MSGFMFPPNARERSALPEPIVVGVDEAGRGPLAGPVVAAAVVLCRPRPGGLDDSKKLSREVRALLDERIRRRCIHGVGVAEVADIDRLNIFGATMLAMTLAVAALCQKLGAEPHEVLVDGNLTPHGRRPEWRWPARAIVGGDAIEPAISAASIVAKEHRDRLMRDYALAHPHYGWERNAGYGTPEHLRALRTHGATPLHRRSFAPVAQLEMFAANYPSPLVGDDSEACSVRS; encoded by the coding sequence ATGAGCGGTTTCATGTTCCCCCCCAATGCGCGAGAGCGATCTGCGTTGCCAGAACCAATCGTCGTCGGAGTGGACGAGGCGGGCAGGGGGCCGCTCGCGGGGCCGGTGGTCGCCGCGGCGGTAGTGCTGTGCCGTCCGCGCCCCGGCGGGCTCGACGATTCCAAGAAGCTAAGCCGCGAAGTCCGCGCGTTGCTCGACGAGCGAATCCGCCGCCGCTGCATACATGGGGTGGGAGTGGCCGAGGTCGCCGACATCGACCGGCTCAACATCTTCGGCGCGACGATGCTGGCGATGACGCTGGCCGTCGCCGCGCTGTGCCAGAAGCTGGGCGCGGAACCGCACGAGGTTCTGGTCGACGGCAATCTGACCCCTCATGGCCGCCGTCCCGAGTGGCGCTGGCCGGCGCGCGCGATCGTCGGCGGGGACGCAATCGAACCGGCGATCTCGGCCGCCTCGATCGTCGCAAAGGAACACCGCGATCGGCTGATGCGCGACTATGCACTGGCCCATCCGCACTACGGTTGGGAACGCAACGCGGGGTACGGCACGCCCGAACATCTGCGCGCGCTGCGCACGCATGGTGCGACCCCGCTGCACCGCCGCAGCTTCGCTCCGGTGGCGCAGTTGGAGATGTTTGCCGCCAACTACCCCTCTCCCCTCGTGGGAGACGATAGCGAAGCTTGCTCCGTCAGGAGCTAG
- a CDS encoding PQQ-dependent sugar dehydrogenase, with protein MKPLISTLAFALAAAPLASCNAAPARPDGGKAESNANFEIEEHGKFDEPWAMAFVPGTDVLFVTERGGTLKFLDTTNGTAGAVSGLPKVDYGGQGGLGDIAFLPTEATATLGKRTIYLTWVEAGEGGTRGAVAGRGSLLCDKPAACRIEGLSVIWRQDPKVTGRGHFSHRLLFAPDGQTLYLSSGERQKFTPAQDLTANLGKVLRLNPDGTAKPGNPFATKGGVSAQIWSYGHRNLLGLGFDAQGRLWDLEHGPAGGDEMNIIEPGKNYGWPVVSNGDNYDGTPIPRHATRPDLAAPAISWNPVIAPGDFIFYSGDKFPAWKGQALIAGMVYPGIVRVAIDGTKASEVERIELGNRIREIEQGPDGSVWIAEDGKGGRLRKLVPKG; from the coding sequence ATGAAACCGCTCATCTCGACGCTCGCCTTTGCCCTCGCCGCCGCGCCACTGGCAAGTTGCAACGCCGCCCCTGCTCGGCCCGACGGTGGAAAAGCCGAATCGAACGCCAACTTCGAGATCGAGGAGCACGGGAAGTTCGACGAGCCATGGGCGATGGCCTTCGTCCCCGGAACCGACGTGCTGTTCGTGACCGAGCGCGGGGGAACCCTGAAGTTCCTCGATACCACCAATGGTACGGCGGGCGCTGTCTCCGGACTGCCGAAGGTCGATTACGGCGGCCAGGGCGGGCTGGGCGACATCGCGTTCCTGCCGACCGAAGCCACCGCGACGCTGGGCAAGCGGACGATCTATCTGACGTGGGTGGAAGCGGGCGAAGGCGGTACCCGCGGTGCGGTCGCGGGGCGCGGAAGTTTGCTCTGCGACAAGCCCGCCGCGTGCCGGATCGAAGGACTGAGCGTGATCTGGCGGCAGGACCCCAAAGTCACCGGTCGTGGCCACTTTTCCCATCGCCTGCTGTTCGCGCCCGACGGCCAGACGCTGTATCTGTCGTCGGGCGAACGCCAGAAGTTCACGCCGGCGCAGGATCTGACGGCAAATCTCGGCAAGGTTCTGCGGCTCAATCCCGACGGCACCGCCAAGCCGGGCAATCCGTTCGCGACCAAGGGCGGAGTCTCGGCGCAGATCTGGAGCTATGGCCATCGCAACCTGCTTGGCCTGGGGTTCGATGCGCAGGGACGCTTGTGGGACCTGGAGCACGGCCCGGCAGGCGGCGACGAAATGAACATCATCGAGCCGGGCAAGAACTATGGTTGGCCGGTCGTCTCCAACGGCGACAACTACGATGGCACCCCGATTCCGCGCCATGCGACCCGCCCCGACCTCGCGGCGCCCGCGATCAGCTGGAACCCGGTGATCGCGCCGGGCGATTTCATCTTCTATTCGGGCGACAAATTCCCGGCGTGGAAGGGCCAGGCCCTGATCGCGGGGATGGTCTATCCCGGCATCGTCCGCGTCGCGATCGACGGGACCAAGGCCAGCGAGGTCGAGCGGATCGAGCTCGGCAACCGTATCCGCGAGATCGAGCAAGGCCCGGATGGTTCGGTGTGGATCGCCGAAGATGGCAAGGGCGGACGGTTGCGCAAGCTGGTTCCCAAGGGCTGA
- a CDS encoding GNAT family N-acetyltransferase translates to MANLIPLDSVDSALVEALLDRAFEPTRARRTAYKVRDGVDWLPALSFAALDSEERLAGTIQCWPVALTEPAAEGIKPKRHPLIMVGPVAVLPEQQGAGFGQALVTATLAALSPEAPLPQVMIGDPEYYERFFGFSSAYTSGWLLPGPWDPARLLCRTDRPEVLPTRGMLGPWRG, encoded by the coding sequence ATGGCCAACCTGATCCCCCTCGATTCCGTCGATTCCGCGCTGGTCGAAGCTTTACTCGACAGGGCGTTCGAACCAACTCGGGCGCGGCGCACCGCCTATAAGGTGCGCGACGGCGTCGATTGGCTGCCCGCGCTGTCGTTCGCCGCGCTCGACAGCGAAGAGCGGCTGGCGGGGACGATCCAGTGCTGGCCGGTCGCACTGACCGAGCCCGCTGCCGAGGGGATCAAACCCAAGCGCCACCCGTTGATCATGGTCGGTCCGGTGGCAGTGTTACCCGAACAGCAGGGTGCGGGCTTCGGCCAGGCGCTGGTCACCGCCACGCTCGCCGCGCTCTCGCCCGAGGCGCCGTTACCTCAAGTGATGATCGGCGATCCCGAGTACTACGAGCGCTTCTTCGGCTTTTCATCCGCTTACACCAGCGGCTGGCTGCTACCCGGCCCCTGGGACCCGGCGCGGCTGTTGTGCCGGACCGATCGCCCCGAGGTGCTCCCCACTCGCGGCATGCTCGGGCCTTGGCGGGGCTGA
- a CDS encoding CoA pyrophosphatase, whose translation MSALGERLRDLHAAGHAVDVPGLRTDDSRFAPGEARDAAVLAAIVDRPRPSFLLTHRPSNMRAHPGQVAFPGGKIDPGETPVEAALREAWEELAIPPEAVTVIGQSDVYRTGTGYVITPVLALVPPDLPIRPNPSEVAQWFEAPVDFVFDTVNHVVRSADWNGMRREYLDIQWQEHRIWGVTAAIIANLSRRLDWARLADA comes from the coding sequence GTGAGTGCGCTGGGCGAGCGGCTACGCGACCTCCATGCTGCGGGCCATGCCGTCGATGTGCCGGGGCTACGGACCGACGACAGCCGCTTTGCGCCCGGCGAAGCCCGAGACGCGGCTGTGCTGGCGGCAATCGTCGATCGCCCGCGCCCGTCGTTCCTGCTGACACACCGCCCCTCGAACATGCGCGCGCATCCAGGCCAGGTCGCATTCCCCGGAGGCAAGATCGACCCGGGTGAGACCCCGGTCGAGGCCGCGCTGCGCGAGGCGTGGGAAGAACTGGCGATCCCGCCGGAGGCGGTGACCGTGATCGGCCAAAGCGACGTCTATCGCACCGGCACTGGCTACGTCATCACCCCGGTGCTCGCGCTGGTCCCGCCCGACCTGCCGATCCGGCCCAACCCGAGCGAAGTCGCGCAATGGTTCGAAGCGCCAGTCGATTTCGTGTTCGACACGGTCAACCACGTCGTGCGTTCGGCCGACTGGAACGGCATGCGTCGCGAATACCTCGACATCCAGTGGCAGGAGCACCGCATCTGGGGGGTGACCGCCGCGATTATCGCCAACCTCTCGCGGCGGCTCGACTGGGCGCGGCTCGCCGATGCGTGA
- a CDS encoding CCA tRNA nucleotidyltransferase: MREKLPPADWTRRAELAELVAALGPGNARYVGGAVRDTLLGCEVHDIDIATPLEPVEVIARLEAAGIRSVPTGIKHGTITAIREGDNVEITTLRRDLTTDGRHARVAFSQDWREDAARRDFTINALYADPHTLEVFDWFGGLDDLHVRRVRFIGDARQRIREDHLRILRYFRFQARFGSQPADEEAESACAELAPMLKGLSRERIGWELQNLLALPDPAPTVARMAELGVLGAILPEADAAGLSRLVAVETREAIAADPIRRLAALLPADPGIAEQVAARLRLSIAQKKRLILAARRGEEADPRGLAYRIGTEAALDRLMLAGRETTALNGWHAPAFPLKGGAIVARGVAAGPEVARILRAVEADWIAEGFPDADRVAELLDKRLMR; encoded by the coding sequence ATGCGTGAAAAGCTGCCGCCCGCCGATTGGACGCGCCGCGCTGAGCTGGCAGAACTGGTCGCCGCGCTTGGGCCGGGCAACGCCCGCTATGTCGGCGGGGCGGTGCGCGATACGCTGCTTGGGTGCGAGGTGCACGACATCGACATCGCCACCCCACTCGAACCGGTGGAGGTCATCGCCCGGCTCGAGGCGGCGGGCATCCGTAGCGTGCCGACGGGGATCAAGCACGGCACTATCACCGCGATCCGCGAGGGTGACAACGTCGAGATCACGACGCTGCGCCGCGATCTGACGACCGATGGCCGCCACGCCCGTGTCGCATTCTCGCAAGACTGGCGCGAGGACGCGGCGCGGCGCGACTTCACGATCAACGCGCTCTATGCGGATCCGCATACTCTGGAAGTGTTCGACTGGTTCGGCGGGCTCGACGATCTGCATGTCCGGCGCGTGCGGTTCATCGGCGACGCCCGCCAGCGCATCCGTGAGGATCATTTGCGCATCCTGCGTTACTTCCGGTTTCAGGCGCGCTTTGGATCACAACCTGCTGACGAAGAGGCCGAAAGTGCCTGTGCTGAACTCGCGCCGATGCTCAAGGGGCTGTCGCGCGAGCGCATCGGGTGGGAACTGCAGAACCTGCTCGCGCTGCCCGACCCAGCCCCGACCGTCGCGCGAATGGCCGAGCTTGGCGTTCTCGGGGCGATCCTGCCCGAGGCCGATGCGGCGGGTCTTTCACGGCTGGTCGCGGTTGAGACGCGTGAGGCCATCGCCGCCGATCCGATCCGGCGATTGGCCGCGCTGCTGCCCGCCGATCCCGGAATCGCCGAGCAGGTCGCCGCGCGGCTGCGCCTTTCGATCGCCCAGAAGAAGCGCCTGATCCTGGCCGCGCGGCGCGGCGAAGAAGCCGATCCGCGCGGGCTGGCCTATCGGATCGGCACGGAAGCCGCCCTCGACCGGCTGATGCTCGCCGGACGGGAGACCACCGCACTGAACGGCTGGCACGCTCCGGCCTTCCCGCTGAAAGGCGGCGCGATCGTCGCGCGCGGGGTAGCGGCGGGCCCGGAGGTAGCGCGCATCCTGCGCGCGGTTGAAGCCGACTGGATCGCGGAGGGCTTCCCCGACGCGGATCGCGTGGCCGAATTGCTCGACAAGCGGCTGATGAGATAG
- a CDS encoding exo-beta-N-acetylmuramidase NamZ domain-containing protein, which yields MKFGIDRLIADPELRRPLAGRRVALIAHPASVTEDLVHSLDALIAAGVNVTSAFGPQHGLKGDKQDNMVETADETDPRYGIPVFSLYGEVRRPTGKMMSTADVFVFDLQDLGCRIYTFVTTLLYLLEEAARHGKEVWVLDRPNPAGRPIEGTTLLPGWESFVGAGPLPMRHGLTMGEMGAWFIGHFGLDLPYRVIEMEGWRPDSAPGFGWPEGRLWINPSPNAASLNMARAYAGTVMIEGATLSEGRGTTRPLEVLFGAPDIDARAVRAEMERLASHWLAGCALREVWFEPTFHKHAKTLCHGLMIHAEGRFYDHAAFRPWRLQALAFKAIRRLYPDYEIWRDFPYEYVFDKLAIDVINGGPALRAWVDDAGAEPDDLEALAGRDETEWREETRSLLLY from the coding sequence ATGAAGTTCGGTATCGACCGGCTGATCGCCGATCCCGAACTGCGCCGACCGCTCGCCGGGCGGCGGGTGGCGCTGATCGCGCATCCCGCGTCGGTGACCGAAGACCTGGTCCATTCGCTCGACGCGCTGATCGCGGCGGGGGTCAACGTGACCTCGGCATTCGGGCCGCAGCATGGGCTCAAGGGCGACAAGCAGGACAACATGGTCGAGACCGCGGACGAGACCGATCCACGCTATGGCATCCCGGTTTTCAGTCTTTACGGCGAGGTGCGTCGTCCTACTGGTAAGATGATGAGTACCGCGGACGTGTTCGTGTTCGACCTTCAGGACCTCGGTTGCCGCATCTATACCTTTGTTACCACGCTGCTTTATCTGCTCGAGGAAGCGGCGCGGCATGGGAAAGAAGTGTGGGTGCTCGATCGGCCCAATCCCGCGGGGCGCCCGATCGAAGGGACGACGCTGCTGCCCGGGTGGGAAAGCTTCGTCGGCGCCGGGCCCCTGCCGATGCGCCACGGGCTGACGATGGGCGAGATGGGGGCGTGGTTCATCGGCCATTTCGGGCTCGACCTGCCCTATCGGGTGATCGAGATGGAGGGCTGGCGACCGGACTCGGCGCCTGGTTTCGGCTGGCCCGAAGGCCGCCTGTGGATCAATCCCAGCCCCAACGCCGCGAGCCTAAACATGGCGCGCGCCTATGCCGGGACGGTGATGATCGAAGGCGCGACGCTGAGCGAGGGCCGCGGCACCACCCGCCCGCTCGAGGTGCTGTTCGGCGCCCCCGATATCGATGCCCGCGCGGTCCGCGCCGAGATGGAGCGTCTCGCCTCGCACTGGCTCGCAGGCTGCGCGCTGCGCGAGGTGTGGTTTGAACCCACGTTTCACAAACACGCCAAGACGCTCTGCCACGGTCTGATGATCCACGCCGAGGGGCGCTTCTACGATCACGCCGCGTTCCGTCCGTGGCGCTTGCAGGCGTTGGCGTTCAAGGCGATCCGGCGGCTCTATCCGGATTACGAAATCTGGCGCGATTTTCCCTACGAGTACGTGTTCGATAAGCTCGCGATCGACGTGATCAACGGCGGTCCGGCATTGCGCGCGTGGGTCGATGACGCGGGGGCCGAGCCGGACGATCTTGAGGCGCTGGCGGGTCGCGATGAGACCGAGTGGCGTGAGGAGACGAGGAGCCTCCTGCTCTACTGA
- a CDS encoding DOMON-like domain-containing protein produces MKGSSLGTHRLVAHPDFPPRTVRGLEVQWVETGNALRLRYRVDGHDELVIPPFAGRGRADELWRTTCFELYLQPAGEPGYIEFNFSPSQRWAAYDFEDYRAGMRERPLSAEPVGEAVSGERLLVQDVLLDTAALPPRPWSIGLSAILEEEDGTISYWALAHPAGRPDFHHPDCFALADGAA; encoded by the coding sequence ATGAAAGGTTCGAGTTTGGGAACGCATCGGCTCGTCGCACATCCCGACTTTCCGCCGCGCACCGTGCGCGGACTGGAAGTGCAATGGGTGGAGACCGGTAACGCCCTGCGCCTGCGCTATCGCGTCGACGGTCACGACGAACTGGTGATCCCGCCGTTTGCCGGACGCGGACGCGCGGACGAACTGTGGCGCACGACCTGCTTCGAACTCTATCTCCAACCCGCGGGCGAGCCGGGCTACATCGAGTTCAACTTCTCGCCCTCGCAGCGTTGGGCGGCCTACGACTTCGAGGACTATCGCGCCGGCATGCGCGAACGCCCCCTCTCGGCTGAACCGGTCGGCGAGGCGGTGAGCGGTGAGCGGCTGCTGGTGCAGGACGTGCTGCTGGATACCGCCGCGCTGCCTCCCCGACCGTGGTCTATCGGGCTTTCGGCGATCCTCGAGGAAGAAGACGGGACGATCTCGTACTGGGCGCTCGCGCATCCCGCCGGGCGGCCCGATTTCCACCATCCCGATTGCTTCGCCTTGGCGGACGGCGCTGCATGA
- a CDS encoding PilZ domain-containing protein: MPGGAQLSVTDLRRAARHPVNYRVIGEHRLHGDVMLHVVNISANGFMINGELALSRGERVTIRLPEVGRIEAFVIWNNGDRAGFQFERILRLEDFMRTIDALQPNPKLRASR, from the coding sequence ATGCCGGGCGGCGCACAACTATCGGTTACCGATCTGCGCCGCGCCGCGCGGCACCCGGTGAACTATCGCGTGATCGGTGAGCATCGCCTGCATGGCGACGTGATGCTCCACGTGGTCAACATTTCCGCCAACGGGTTCATGATCAATGGCGAGCTTGCCCTTTCGCGCGGCGAGCGGGTCACCATCCGCCTGCCCGAGGTCGGCCGGATCGAGGCGTTCGTGATCTGGAACAACGGCGACCGCGCCGGTTTCCAATTCGAACGCATCCTGCGGCTCGAAGATTTCATGCGGACGATCGACGCGCTCCAGCCCAATCCAAAGCTACGCGCCTCGCGCTGA